A window of bacterium contains these coding sequences:
- a CDS encoding ABC transporter permease, producing the protein MLDGVRAVLYRETKVYAKHARKQLLASAVSPALFLVAFGWGFGRGTTMEGVPYLSFLVPGLVAMTSLTQSYAIAQELNIARFYFHVFDEFLIAPVAPAQVVLGEALFGMLRGLAAAALVSLLALPFGAAAAPSPALLAALALHCFTFAALGVALAMLVEDHAGQAAVTNFVITPMIFLGGTFFTIERLPPPLQAVVAALPLSHSVRAIRDAWLGRGVDPARLALLALFAAAAFALALRAVRRVEA; encoded by the coding sequence GTGCTCGACGGGGTGCGCGCGGTGCTCTACCGGGAGACGAAGGTCTACGCGAAGCACGCCCGCAAGCAGCTCCTCGCCTCCGCCGTCTCGCCGGCGCTCTTCCTCGTCGCCTTCGGGTGGGGCTTCGGGCGGGGGACGACGATGGAGGGCGTGCCCTACCTCTCCTTCCTCGTCCCCGGCCTCGTCGCGATGACCAGCCTCACCCAGAGCTACGCCATCGCGCAGGAGCTGAACATCGCGCGCTTCTATTTCCACGTCTTCGACGAGTTCCTCATCGCGCCGGTGGCCCCCGCGCAGGTCGTCCTCGGCGAAGCGCTCTTCGGCATGCTGCGCGGGCTGGCCGCCGCGGCGCTGGTGTCGCTGCTGGCGCTGCCCTTCGGCGCGGCGGCTGCGCCCTCCCCCGCCCTGCTCGCCGCGCTGGCGCTGCACTGCTTCACGTTCGCGGCGCTCGGCGTCGCGCTGGCGATGCTCGTCGAGGACCACGCCGGCCAGGCGGCGGTGACGAACTTCGTCATCACGCCGATGATCTTCCTCGGCGGGACGTTCTTCACGATCGAGCGCCTGCCGCCGCCGCTGCAGGCCGTGGTCGCGGCGCTGCCGCTCTCGCACTCCGTGCGCGCGATCCGCGACGCCTGGCTCGGCCGCGGGGTCGACCCGGCGCGGCTGGCGCTGCTCGCCCTGTTCGCCGCCGCGGCCTTCGCGCTCGCCCTCCGGGCGGTGCGGCGCGTCGAGGCCTGA